A genome region from Panicum virgatum strain AP13 chromosome 4K, P.virgatum_v5, whole genome shotgun sequence includes the following:
- the LOC120702009 gene encoding gamma-gliadin-like — MAPPGFALGSVSLRVSLAFLIVLSEVFGLAGFFPRGRPFVARFSSPQATTPSQKEETTPSPQLETPSLQAEKTPRPQAETPSPQEEMIPSPQEMIPSPQEEIPSPQEMIPSPQEEMIPSPQEETTPWPQIVPLSSDKPFFTIVLSKGHVEKPAQLVCIEEIPSRLHSHLPGSRAPAVLLFGNQSWE, encoded by the exons ATGGCGCCGCCGGGGTTCGCCCTCGGCAGCGTCTCCCTCCGCGTCTCCCTTGCGTTTT TAATTGTGTTGTCGGAGGTTTTTGGCCTGGCGGGCTTTTTCCCGCGCGGTCGCCCGTTCGTG GCCCGGTTCTCCTCGCCGCAGGCGACGACCCCCTCGCAGAAGGAGGAAACGACCCCCTCGCCGCAGCTGGAGACCCCATCGCTGCAGGCGGAGAAGACCCCCAGGCCGCAGGCGGAGACCCCCTCGCCGCAGGAGGAGATGATCCCCTCGCCGCAGGAGATGATCCCCTCGCCGCAGGAGGAGATCCCCTCACCGCAGGAGATGATCCCCTCGCCGCAGGAGGAGATGATCCCATCGCCGCAGGAGGAGACGACCCCCTGGCCGCAG ATCGTCCCGCTCTCCAGCGACAAGCCCTTCTTCACCATTGTCTTGTCTAAGGGCCATGTAGAGAAGCCTGCCCAGCTGGTTTGTATAGAG GAGATCCCAAGTCGTCTCCACTCCCACCTGCCGGGCTCACGCGCCCCAGCAGTGCTCCTGTTCGGCAACCAGTCATGGGAGTGA